Genomic segment of Callithrix jacchus isolate 240 chromosome 9, calJac240_pri, whole genome shotgun sequence:
gcggtgagccgagatcccgccattgcactccagcctgggtaataagagcgaaactcagtctcaaaaaaaaaaaaaaatacaaaacttacaggcatggtagcgcatccctgtagtcctagctacttgggagactgagacaggagaattgcttaaacttgggaggcagaggttgcagtgagccaagatcgtgccattgcactccagcctggggaacaagagcaaaactctgcctccaaaaaaaaaaaaaaaatttgtaggaAGCATTCCTTTTCTGGGAAATactattcttcattttattgagcTTTTTCTAATTATCCTCTGAGCACTGTTTTAATAATTGTCATGTAAAGAAAAATGCTAAGGAGTCTGATAATAGTGCCTAATATTTTTCCTAATGGAAAATGGCTCAGTCTTTGGCTTTTTAAATGACAGTAGTTACCCCTATTCTAGGAATTGGTCCTTTCTCACCAGTAACTCTCTTATCCCCAAATCTGCTATCTTGATCTCCCTAGCCTCAGAGACTTTGGTTGGAGTGGACATGTGTCTAACCTCTACTCTTTGCCCACCCAGGTGGAgattcactttttatttattcatattctgCTATGGAATTAGATTTCTCTGGTCGGTGAGTCTTAACTTTCTCTAGTCCTCTGTTGGATTCTAATCATGCTGAGATCTCTAGAAGTAAGAGTTAAATAcctttagatctttttttttttttttgagctgaagtctcgctctgtcacccaggctagagtgcaatggcacaatctcagctccctgtaacctccgcttcccaggttcaagcaattctcttgcctcagcctcccgagtagctaggactataggtgcacatcaccacacctggctaatttttgcatttttagtagagatggggttttgccatgttgcccagactggtcttgaactcctgaccgcaggtgatccacctgcctcagcctcccaaagttctgggatttcaggcgtgagccccaccgcacccggcctaaataCCTTTAGATCTTTATATTTCCCCAACTTTTCCTCCTCTGTGATGCCCATAGTCCAGAATTACATCCTAATAGATTGTCTTCTGTCTGGCACCTGACTTCAGTAATCTTATAACTCTGCTGTTTCTCCCCTAGATGATATTAATGATATTAGTAATAACTAAATCAGCATAATACTTAATGGTTTGCAAAGCACTTGACAAAAATTGAAAGAGGAGAAACTGAATCAACCCTTTAAAATGGGTGAAACAGGTATTATTCCCACTTTTTAGTTAATTGTCAGAGTCAAGAATTtcagggggccaggcatggtggcttaattttaacactttgagaggccaagatgggcggatcatttaagcccaggagttcgagatcaacttggacaacatggtgaaaccccacctctaccaaaaaaaaaaaacaaaaattatcctgttgtggtggcatgcacctgtagtcccagctacttgggaggctaaggtgagagaatggcttgagcccaggaggtcaaggctgcagtaagccatgatggaGCCActactttccagcctgggtgacagagcaagactctgcctcagaaaaagaaggaagaatttcAGGCTTTTTGTTTCTTGAGTTCTTGTTTTTTCCCCATACCATACTGTTTCTCTCTAAAGGACatcatgttttcaaaatattacagaCAAAAAACTGGCTCAACTGaaggaaaagaatagacaaaCATACAGTTGTATTTGAAGATTTTAATACTTTTCTCTCAGTAACTGACCTAAACCCTAGGCAAAAAATAATCACTAAGGATGTAAAAGATATGAATAACATGATCAACCAGTTTTACCTTATTGACGTTATAGAACACTACACCAACAGCTGAAgaatacatataattttcaagAGCGTGTAGAAAGATAAACTAATGCTGGGCCATAAAATAAGTCTCAGCAAATTTTACAATATTGAAATCTTTAAGAATGTGTTCTCTGAccataatggaattaaattagaagtcAATTGTAATGCGAggcatagaaaatatttggaaggcagcctggtgcagtggctcacgcctgtaatcctagcactctgggatgctgaggcgggcggattacctgagctcaggagttcaagaccagcctgggcaacatggcgaaattctgtctctactaaaaacaaatttagtgaagtgtggtggcgcacacctgtaatcccaactgctagggaggctgaggcacaagaatcgcttgaacctaggaggcagaggttgcagtttgcTGAGATCACATAAtctacccaccccagcctcccaaagtgctggtattaacaggtgtgaactactgtgcctggccatggatAAACCTGAAAGTTCATTCTTTGAAAGGTTTGATTAAAATTGACAAactccaacaaaaaaagaaaatatgaaaaaaaaaatggctgggcatggtggctcacgcctgtaatcccagcactttgggaggctgaggcgggtggatcacctgaagtcaggagatcaagaccatcctggccaacatggtgaaaccccatctcttaaaaaaaaaaaaaaaaaaaaattatcaatataGGAAGGGTTATCACTACAGATTCTACAGTCATTGAAAGGATAATAAGACAATATTAGGAACGATTTAATGATAAGAAGTCCAGCACCAAAGATGATGTAAACAAACTCCTTAAAGGACATAATCATTATTCCATTAGAGATGATTACTTTTGACTTCTGAACCTGGCATGGAGTTATCTTTTTTAGTTACCAAATGGAATCATTGTCTTCCTGTTTATATATTCCAGGTGGTGATGTTTCCTAAAATGAtcctagccaggcacagtggctcatgcctgtaataccagcactatgggaggcttaggtgggtggagcacctgaggttaggagtttgagaccagcctggccaacatggtgaaaccctgtctctactaaaaataaacaaaaattagctgggtgttgtggtgcgcacctgtagtctcagctactcaggaggctgaggcaggagaattacttgaacctgggaggtggagattacaataagctgagatcggaccactgcactccagcctggatgatacagtcagactccatctccaaaaaaaaaagatcataagCTCTCACTGTTCTTATTTACCTCAAAGCATAGTTTTACTATTTACAACATTCTGTTGTAGAAGAACAATCTAGCTATTTATTGATCCTTTAGGGAGCCCTAAAATCTGTTCAGGGGCTTTCCTGTCTCTCATTTGCCCCAGCCTAGAGAGAAGTGGATACATGGGGTAGCTCTTGAAGCCAGGTGAGAATCTTGAGGACTGACATGGATTATCTGTTTTCTCTTAGTCACCTTGGTTCTGGGACATCCAACAGTGCTGGTTTAATTATCCATTTCAGGTAGGATCTGTTGTTTCAGGATAGGGGTCTTGAATGTGTATAAGGTGGAGGGAGTGAGGGTCCTTTGCCAGTCCCCAGGACAGATGGTACATTTCCTTGGGATTGAGAGATTAGGGGCTGAGTCCCTTTAAGTTGTGTATTCAgggtatctatttttttttccccactgctaACAGTCATATGAGGTATCTATTCTTGAGGCCCTCATAGCAATGAAATCCAGTGAGTTTTTTGTTCTGATTTTCCCCATTATATTCACCCTAATTGGGctagaaagaaaagcagttttcTGGTATTTAATGAGGTACTTTCTGGTTCAGATGTCTTTTTTGTATCAAGGGTAACTTGGAATCCCATTAAGAGCATCTTGGTTGTAATATATACTGGAAATATGTCAAGGAACTGCTAAAGGGTGGAAGAGGAGAAGGCCTATGTGTATTTAATCCTGTGAAAAGCACTAATTGCCCAGAATCCTAGACATACTGATTTGATTGTGCTATAGTATGTGTTAACTGTATCTCATCTCTACAAGATGAGAGCTGAAGATGTATGTGCAGAGGAGCAAGGGAAGTCTCCACACCAAAGTCTGTTAGCTACTGCATGTCTTGGGAGAGAATGGGGAGGAGAGATGTCTATAAATTTGTATTGGTCCTCCAAGGCAGAGAAAGTTGGAGAGATGGAATGCACCTTTGACTAGCCGGTATTCtgactatttctttctctcttccagccTCTGTCGGGTGGACTTTATTACTATTATATCATGGAATTGGCCTTCTATTGGTCCCTTATGTTTTCTCAGTTTACAGACATTAAAAGAAAGGTAAGGACGTTGGCTCCCTCAGTCTCCAATCTTATTGCATCCTTCTTTGTAGCAGCTTCCATGACTGCCATTATGATGGATTATCTTCCTTGACGGGGACCACAAAAGGAGAAAGTAGGTTTGATGAGACTGTTAGCTTGTAATCTTCCCAGAAACGAGACTTAACTAATAATGAAGTATATGTAAGACATTTATGGCAGCCCCAGGATGAGAACAGTTAACCAGCTAAGAAGCATACCTTCTTCCGTTTTCTTCTTTAAGCCTCTTATGTATCTAAAGCTCAGGAAACTAGTCAGAATTGGCAGGTAGCAATGCCTTATTCAGAAAAAACACCTGATTCCAGAATAGCTGGATATGGCTTTCATATACCTTTAGGGACCTTTGCTCTGTTTTCCCTTTTGGGTTACCCCACTTACTCAAAGAAGGTCAACTGGAAGGGGTTTTACTCTCTTCCTGCTATTGTTTAGGAGGCAGTGATTGGGAGAAAGGAGCTGACTTGCCCAGATAGTGACAGAGTTGGAAATAACTTAAGTTTATACAaccaaataaaaaagacagaatcTTTACCTTTTTATTAGTGTCTACCTGAAATAATGTGGTTCCAGCAGCTCTAACCATAATCTGTCACTAACTTAGGTTTCACTTTGGTGAAGAAAATCAGGGTTAGCATTTATGGAAATGAATTAAAACTTATCCGTGTTGTTAGTGTTATCTGACACAGAAACTTGACACTCACTTGGTCAGAAGACACAGGTCActttattaaaagtttattttaatatgtgataCATATAAGAGAGTTTGAGATACatatataagttttaaaaataattgagaatTATTTAATAGATGTGTCTGATAACTCAGATACTTAGCCTTCCCCAGGTCTAATgacatttgaacccaagaggaaaTTAGAGCCACAAACCTCTCCTTTCTATTAGGTCTTTTGGTTGATATTTCTCTGATTAAAGCAGAAGAGTAATAGAATCTCAGGGAATTCTAAGGCTTATGTGTCCCATTGGGAGGTTACCCCTAGCTTCTGCAGTTACCAAAGGAAATTGTTACTTTCTGGGCTTTGAGCTGCATTAACATAGAGTATGGGTCAGTCACTGATGTAGGGGTGTTCAGTTAAATGCTAGGTAGCTAAGGGAGGGAGAGTCTAAGCAGAATGGAAACTATTATATACAGGGTGGGTAAGATCCTCCCAGAATAATGCAGGACATTGGGTTGGCTGGTGTTTCTATGGCCTGGCCTTTACCTCCCTCTTCTATTTCTGTTCCTTCCTAGGACTTCCTGATCATGTTTGTACATCACTTGGTCACCATTGGGCTTATCTCCTTCTCCTACATCAACAATATGGTTCGAGTGGGAACTCTGGTCATGTGTCTACATGATGTCTCTGACTTCTTGCTGGAGGTAAAAACCCagtctctctttctccatcttttttgcCTACTCTTCTATTCCTGTGTGAGAACTTTCTCCCCAACTCAATTCTTATCTTTTCTCCAGGCAGCCAAACTGGCCAATTATGCGAAGTATCAGCGGCTCTGTGACACCCTTTTTGTGATCTTCAGTGCTGTTTTTATGGTTACACGTCTAGGAATCTATCCATTCTGGTAAGCGGCAAGGCGATAGAGCTGTGGTAGGTGTGAGCCTAACGATACCTTTTTGCCAATTCTCATTTTGCCCGTTCAGtttttctgttctattctattctatttttgcCAATAGAACACCAAGAACCCTATTGCCCTGCTTTTACCTTGGCCTGTGTTGACCTTTTATGGACTCATAGGACCTCTGCTGCCTCACACCATATTTCTAGCAAGGTTGGATCCAGACTCAAGAGTATCTGACTTGGTGGGCTTCTGGTTTTTCTGACTCATCTCTGAGGAACAATCCTCATTTTATGCCTAAGTAATTCCTTTGCCTTCTTTTGCACTGTTGACACAATTCTCAGGCCCTTTTTGTGTTCCTGCTCTGGTCCCAACCCtgaccagcacacacacacacacacacacacacacacacacacactctctctctctctctctctctatcacctcctctctccccctccccctcttctctccctgtctcctttcACTTCTACATTCATTGCTTTATGGAAATCAGTTGCCTACTATCCTATCCTATATGTGCCTGAGGAGCTGAGTCATTCCTATGATTAGAGTCCCACTGCTGTCCTAATTTTCATGAAACTGCATATTTGAAGTGATTAATAATATGACTTAATCCATCAGTTCCTAAGATTTATTCTTTCCTTATCCCTAAAGATAGAAAACACAACAGgccctttctttattttcttactatGGATGACAGTCCCTTGAACTTCAGCTGACAAAAGGGCTAGGAAGGAAACACACAGGGCTCTGCATCCCTAGGACTCGGTTTCATCCCTGTCTGCTGAGCTCTGACTCTAGAATCTGACTATTGGCCTCCCTCTTCTAGGATTCTGAACACGACCCTCTTTGAGAGTTGGGAGATAATCGGGCCTTACACTTCCTGGTGGCTCCTCAATGGCCTTCTGGTGATCCTACAGGTTCTGCATGTCATCTGGTCCTACCTGATTGCACGGATTGCTTTAAAAGCCTTGATCAGGGGAAAGGTGAGGATGAAAAATGGCTTCTTTGGGGTGTGGGGGAAGATAGGGATTACTCAACAGACATTATCTCTCCATCACACCCGGTAAACCCCATCTACTCAAGCCAAGCAAAAAGCCTAGGGCTCCAAAGTCTTCGCCTTTtctatgagcattttttttttttttaaagagagaaaagtcttgctttgtcacccaggctggagttcagtgacatgatcatggctcactgcaacctcaaacctgggcttaagggattctctcccacctgagcctcccaagtagccggaactATAGGTAAGCACCACCATGCAAGGataattgtcttattttttatacatagggtgtcactgttacccaggccagtgtccaactactggcctcaagcaatcctcccaccacggTCTCCCGAAGCaatagaattacaggtgtgagccactacaacAAGCCTGTTTCACCTCTTCAAATGTGGTTTAGATGCAAGAGGAAAGTTCTGCCTTCTTCCTGTCCCTTAGGAATGGCTTTTGTTAAAGGATGatagggggctgggcacagtggctcatgcttgtaatcccagcactttgggaggctgaggtgggcggatcacgaggtcaaaagttcgagaccagcctgaccaacatggtgaaacctcatttctactagagatacaaaaattagccaggcgtggtggtctgcacctgtaatcccagctcctcaggaggctgaggcaggagaatcgcttggatccaggaggtggaggttgcagtgagccgagatcgggcaactgtactccagcctggaagacagagtgagactgcatctcaaaataaataaaggacgATAGggttaaaagtttttttctttctttttttttaaatttctataccagatgtggtttcaaaGGTTAAGAGTTTCTTAAGAGATGGCCTCAACCATTTCCTCCCCTTTACCTACCTACTTCAATGtatttcctatttttgtttttgacatgggGCCTTTTTCAAAGTAAATCATATGCAGAGCTGTATAAACTGTATAAAAGCAGATTGTTAAGTTATCTAGAAGTGGTGTATGGTAGTTCACAAGCCACCACAAGATGACCATGCTGTGATATTCAAGATATGGTTTATATGAGAAACCAAATACCCACCTCACCCCACTGATGTATGGGCAAGTGTCCTAAGTGAATGGGTACGTAGTGTTTCAAATACCCATCTTATGCCAAGAGCCAAAGAAAGGTGCCACTTAATGATATACGCATAATTGAACTTTGCAAGTTTTGAGGCAGTCACACTATAGTTAGTCCAAGAGCTAAGGATTTAAGCCTAAAGGAATACAGAATCCCAAGCGGGAGGGGCTCTGCTTAAGGAGGTACTGAAACTAGGACCAACTGATGGAATGTAGCCTAGATACTGATGATCTCCTATGTCATTATTCCTTATGGCTGCCATTGGCTCAGAACTTGCTCAGTGTGCCTGTGCATCTTGCTGTAGCTACTGGACATCTCCGTtctctcctgcttttctttcctgACTAGGTGACCTGTCCTGGAAGAATTAGACCCTGTACTCTCCACTCTTTCCtcacctccttccttttttctatgCCTGGCAGGAGCTGGACAGTTTCATCTCTTGCATGTAAGTGTATCTGTGCTTCTAGTAGTCAGTGAAACGTGTCCTTCTGAATGTGGTTCTCTTTCCTCCTGCTCTCCTTTCTGTTCCCTTGTGTTTGTCTCAGAGCATGCCCTCTCTCCTGACTTTATGGGACCATTATTGACTAGAGCTGCAGTTGCcagattttttcttaaattaaggCAAGAATTgagtctacttttttttcttttcttgagtctCTGTTTACCTGAAGTCTAGAGACACTCTGCCCTGTGGTGGAAATGTCCTAAAGATCAGGTAATCAATTAGTCATCTGGGTTCAGATGTCAGCAGCTATAATCAACTATAGAAGAGCCATCAAACACAAATTCAAGAGGCGAATCCAAAGCAAATGCTCACCTCCTTGGCAACAGCTGTTACAGCTACGTTCCTTTtcacttccttctctcctttacttAAACCATATTTGTTATCCTTctgttctggaggtcagaagtcctacACAGGTCTCACttggtttctgttcttttagAGTCCAGgatagagtttttttttgtttgtttatttttgagacagaattttgctccattgccaaggctggagtgcagtggcgcaatcatggctcactgtagccttaacctcctgggctcaggagatcctacTGCTTCAATTCggcctaccaagtagctaggactacaggtgcatgtcaccatgcccaactaagtttgtcatttttaattttttatagagacaagtctctcaccatgttgcctaggctggtctcaaactcctgggctcaaacagtcctgccttggcctcccaaagtgctaaggttataggtataagccaccatgcctggcccatggtaGAGAAATTGAAATACTTTGCTTGATATGCAGAATAGTTTAGATTGGGAAACGCTGCTGTAATCCAGATGCTTCAT
This window contains:
- the CERS5 gene encoding ceramide synthase 5 isoform X1 produces the protein MATAAAGALSLLWGWLWSERFWLPQNVSWADLEGPADGYGYPRGQHILSVFPLAAGIFFVRLLFERFIAKPCALHIGIEDNGPYQAQPNAILEKVFISITKYPDKKRLEGLSKQLDWNVQKIQCWFRYRRNQDKPPTLTKFCESMWRFTFYLFIFCYGIRFLWSSPWFWDIQQCWFNYPFQPLSGGLYYYYIMELAFYWSLMFSQFTDIKRKDFLIMFVHHLVTIGLISFSYINNMVRVGTLVMCLHDVSDFLLEAAKLANYAKYQRLCDTLFVIFSAVFMVTRLGIYPFWILNTTLFESWEIIGPYTSWWLLNGLLVILQVLHVIWSYLIARIALKALIRGKVSKDDRSDVESSSEEDDMTTCTKSPCDSSSSNGANQVNGHMGSSYWAEE
- the CERS5 gene encoding ceramide synthase 5 isoform X2, with translation MATAAAGALSLLWGWLWSERFWLPQNVSWADLEGPADGYGYPRGQHILSVFPLAAGIFFVRLLFERFIAKPCALHIGIEDNGPYQAQPNAILEKVFISITKYPDKKRLEGLSKQLDWNVQKIQCWFRYRRNQDKPPTLTKFCESMWRFTFYLFIFCYGIRFLWSSPWFWDIQQCWFNYPFQPLSGGLYYYYIMELAFYWSLMFSQFTDIKRKDFLIMFVHHLVTIGLISFSYINNMVRVGTLVMCLHDVSDFLLEAAKLANYAKYQRLCDTLFVIFSAVFMVTRLGIYPFWILNTTLFESWEIIGPYTSWWLLNGLLVILQVLHVIWSYLIARIALKALIRGKVTCPGRIRPCTLHSFLTSFLFSMPGRSWTVSSLACI
- the CERS5 gene encoding ceramide synthase 5 isoform X4 → MATAAAGALSLLWGWLWSERFWLPQNVSWADLEGPADGYGYPRGQHILSVFPLAAGIFFVRLLFERFIAKPCALHIGIEDNGPYQAQPNAILEKVFISITKYPDKKRLEGLSKQLDWNVQKIQCWFRYRRNQDKPPTLTKFCESMWRFTFYLFIFCYGIRFLWSPLSGGLYYYYIMELAFYWSLMFSQFTDIKRKDFLIMFVHHLVTIGLISFSYINNMVRVGTLVMCLHDVSDFLLEAAKLANYAKYQRLCDTLFVIFSAVFMVTRLGIYPFWILNTTLFESWEIIGPYTSWWLLNGLLVILQVLHVIWSYLIARIALKALIRGKVTCPGRIRPCTLHSFLTSFLFSMPGRSWTVSSLACI